From a single Pseudorasbora parva isolate DD20220531a chromosome 17, ASM2467924v1, whole genome shotgun sequence genomic region:
- the LOC137045053 gene encoding serine/threonine-protein kinase pim-2-like isoform X1: MSMAHMMAEEGASGRFRSRRAAFSQTAGQEVWRPGSDDRDQDPLPDPTHTPILELPSHLAALSSEFSVSAGPTDRRSEWQSSSRRSQDDGHPSTPSKRFRRGIMSTSSLSLSEDIIVRRFCRETFSLSSRGSYIVDWRWSGDRSDSRNEQGSCSDCSLSRSDSLEEWTCPPLPGQVPVEPAETSHGLTEASPVKSSTEKPSVCRKRKGVGPFLRNAWKAVKRSLLCCCLSAVDVVETFVPPADLEPEPDPGPSSPDPDHAGVKPNNDSFETLYHVGEMIGSGGFGRVFKGTRKFDGKKVAIKQMRKIDNNCYLDIPGHPEPLVTEVALLLMMRKEPISPYVIQLYDWFEHPRTFSLIMEFPEPCESLLDFIIRDPQLDETTARVLMRQAVLAVQHCIEHGVFHNDVHAQNFLVKTNTLELKLIDFGCGQLLSADGYERKIYRGIQAYCPPEVFTESRFHAVPTNVWALGVLLFEMVNARSPFGNRTDITQAKVTFQNSNLSKECSDLIRQCLARDPAKRPTLEQMLQHEWIRNDLEKFRRRSGDLLDQ, encoded by the exons ATGTCGATGGCTCATATGATGGCTGAAGAAGGAG CCTCAGGCCGCTTCAGATCCAGGAGAGCCGCCTTCTCTCAGACGGCTGGTCAGGAGGTTTGGAGACCCGGTTCTGATGACCGTGATCAGGATCCGCTGCCAGACCCGACCCACACACCGATCCTGGAGCTTCCTTCACATTTAGCAGCTCTGTCTTCTGAGTTTTCTGTGTCCGCAGGTCCGACTGACAGGAGGAGCGAGTGGCAGAGCAGCAGCCGGCGGAGCCAAGATGATGGACACCCGTCCACTCCATCCAAACGCTTTCGCAGAG GCATCATGTCCACATCATCTTTGTCCCTCTCTGAGGACATTATAGTGCGGCGGTTCTGTAGAGAGACGTTTAGCCTCAGCAGCAGAGGCTCGTACATCGTCGACTGGAGGTGGAGTGGCGATAGATCAGACAGCCGAAACGAACAGGGCAGTTGCAGCGACTGTTCTTTGTCCAGGTCCGACAGCCTGGAAGAGTGGACGTGCCCTCCGCTGCCAGGTCAAGTTCCCGTCGAGCCAGCGGAGACTTCACATGGCCTTACGGAGGCTTCACCAGTGAAGAGCTCAACAG AAAAACCTTCAGTATGTAGGAAGAGGAAAGGAGTTGGTCCTTTCCTCAGGAACGCGTGGAAGGCTGTGAAGCGTTCGCTCCTTTGCTGTTGTCTCAGTGCTGTGGATGTTGTGGAGACTTTTGTTCCTCCAGCGGATCTGGAGCCAGAGCCTGATCCTGGTCCATCATCACCTGATCCCGATCACGCTGGAGTCAAACCAAATAATG aCTCCTTTGAGACTCTCTATCACGTGGGCGAGATGATTGGATCCGGAGGATTTGGAAGAGTGTTCAAGGGAACTCGGAAATTTGATGGCAAAAAG gttgCAATCAAGCAGATGCGcaaaattgacaataattgttatCTTGATATT CCTGGCCATCCCGAACCTCTCGTTACAGAAGTGGCGCTGCTGCTTATGATGAGGAAAGAACCCATAAGCCCCTACGTCATACAATTATACGACTGGTTTGAACATCCTCGGACATTCAGTCTCATAATGGAGTTCCCTGAACCCTGCGAGAGCTTGCTGGACTTCATCATTCGGGATCCTCAACTGGATGAAACTACAGCACGGGTCCTCATGCGACAGGCTGTGCTGGCAGTACAACACTGCATCGAGCATGGCGTCTTTCATAATGACGTTCATGCACAGAATTTCCTGGTGAAGACAAACACGTTAGAGCTCAAGCTGATAGACTTCGGCTGCGGTCAGCTACTTAGTGCTGATGGCTACGAGAGAAAAATATACCGTG GAATACAGGCTTACTGCCCACCTGAAGTCTTCACAGAATCTCGATTCCACGCCGTCCCAACAAATGTCTGGGCTCTAGGAGTGTTGTTGTTCGAGATGGTGAACGCACGTTCTCCCTTTGGCAACAGAACGGACATCACACAAGCCAAAGTTACATTTCAGAACTCCAACTTATCCAAAG AATGCAGTGATCTGATTAGACAGTGCCTAGCCCGGGATCCAGCGAAACGGCCCACGTTAGAGCAGATGTTACAACATGAATGGATTAGAAATGATCTGGAGAAGTTCAGGAGAAGATCAGGAGATTTACTCGATCAGTGA
- the LOC137045053 gene encoding uncharacterized protein isoform X2 — protein MSMAHMMAEEGASGRFRSRRAAFSQTAGQEVWRPGSDDRDQDPLPDPTHTPILELPSHLAALSSEFSVSAGPTDRRSEWQSSSRRSQDDGHPSTPSKRFRRGIMSTSSLSLSEDIIVRRFCRETFSLSSRGSYIVDWRWSGDRSDSRNEQGSCSDCSLSRSDSLEEWTCPPLPGQVPVEPAETSHGLTEASPVKSSTEKPSVCRKRKGVGPFLRNAWKAVKRSLLCCCLSAVDVVETFVPPADLEPEPDPGPSSPDPDHAGVKPNNDSFETLYHVGEMIGSGGFGRVFKGTRKFDGKKVAIKQMRKIDNNCYLDIPGHPEPLVTEVALLLMMRKEPISPYVIQLYDWFEHPRTFSLIMEFPEPCESLLDFIIRDPQLDETTARVLMRQAVLAVQHCIEHGVFHNDVHAQNFLVKTNTLELKLIDFGCGQLLSADGYERKIYRGIQAYCPPEVFTESRFHAVPTNVWALGVLLFEMVNARSPFGNRTDITQAKVTFQNSNLSKGNNTCCPW, from the exons ATGTCGATGGCTCATATGATGGCTGAAGAAGGAG CCTCAGGCCGCTTCAGATCCAGGAGAGCCGCCTTCTCTCAGACGGCTGGTCAGGAGGTTTGGAGACCCGGTTCTGATGACCGTGATCAGGATCCGCTGCCAGACCCGACCCACACACCGATCCTGGAGCTTCCTTCACATTTAGCAGCTCTGTCTTCTGAGTTTTCTGTGTCCGCAGGTCCGACTGACAGGAGGAGCGAGTGGCAGAGCAGCAGCCGGCGGAGCCAAGATGATGGACACCCGTCCACTCCATCCAAACGCTTTCGCAGAG GCATCATGTCCACATCATCTTTGTCCCTCTCTGAGGACATTATAGTGCGGCGGTTCTGTAGAGAGACGTTTAGCCTCAGCAGCAGAGGCTCGTACATCGTCGACTGGAGGTGGAGTGGCGATAGATCAGACAGCCGAAACGAACAGGGCAGTTGCAGCGACTGTTCTTTGTCCAGGTCCGACAGCCTGGAAGAGTGGACGTGCCCTCCGCTGCCAGGTCAAGTTCCCGTCGAGCCAGCGGAGACTTCACATGGCCTTACGGAGGCTTCACCAGTGAAGAGCTCAACAG AAAAACCTTCAGTATGTAGGAAGAGGAAAGGAGTTGGTCCTTTCCTCAGGAACGCGTGGAAGGCTGTGAAGCGTTCGCTCCTTTGCTGTTGTCTCAGTGCTGTGGATGTTGTGGAGACTTTTGTTCCTCCAGCGGATCTGGAGCCAGAGCCTGATCCTGGTCCATCATCACCTGATCCCGATCACGCTGGAGTCAAACCAAATAATG aCTCCTTTGAGACTCTCTATCACGTGGGCGAGATGATTGGATCCGGAGGATTTGGAAGAGTGTTCAAGGGAACTCGGAAATTTGATGGCAAAAAG gttgCAATCAAGCAGATGCGcaaaattgacaataattgttatCTTGATATT CCTGGCCATCCCGAACCTCTCGTTACAGAAGTGGCGCTGCTGCTTATGATGAGGAAAGAACCCATAAGCCCCTACGTCATACAATTATACGACTGGTTTGAACATCCTCGGACATTCAGTCTCATAATGGAGTTCCCTGAACCCTGCGAGAGCTTGCTGGACTTCATCATTCGGGATCCTCAACTGGATGAAACTACAGCACGGGTCCTCATGCGACAGGCTGTGCTGGCAGTACAACACTGCATCGAGCATGGCGTCTTTCATAATGACGTTCATGCACAGAATTTCCTGGTGAAGACAAACACGTTAGAGCTCAAGCTGATAGACTTCGGCTGCGGTCAGCTACTTAGTGCTGATGGCTACGAGAGAAAAATATACCGTG GAATACAGGCTTACTGCCCACCTGAAGTCTTCACAGAATCTCGATTCCACGCCGTCCCAACAAATGTCTGGGCTCTAGGAGTGTTGTTGTTCGAGATGGTGAACGCACGTTCTCCCTTTGGCAACAGAACGGACATCACACAAGCCAAAGTTACATTTCAGAACTCCAACTTATCCAAAG GAAATAACACTTGCTGTCCTTGGTGA
- the LOC137044881 gene encoding uncharacterized protein isoform X2, with translation MSMAHMMAEEGASGRSRSRRAAFSQTAGQEVWRPGSDDRDQDPLPDPTHTPILELPSHLAALSSEFSVSAGPTDRRSEWQSSSRRSQDDGHPSTPSKRFRRGIMSTSSLSLSEDIIVRRFCRETFSLSSRGSYIVDWRWSGDRSDSRSEQGSCSDCSLSRSDSLEEWTCPPLPGQVPVEPAETSHGLTEASPVNKSSTEKPSVCRKRKGVGPFLRNAWKAMKRSLLCCCLSAVDVVETFVPPADLEPEPDPGPSSPDPDHAGVKPNNDSFETLYHVGEMIGSGGFGRVFKGTRKFDGKKVAIKQMRKIDNNCYLDIPGHPEPLVTEVALLLMMRKEPISPYIIQLYDWFEHPRTFSLIMEFPEPCESLLDFIIRDPQLDETTARVLMRQAVLAVQHCIEHGVFHNDVHAQNFLVKTNTLELKLIDFGCGQLLSADGYERKIYRGIQAYCPPEVFTESRFHAVPTNVWALGVLLFEMVNARSPFGNRTDITQAKVTFQNSNLSKGNTTCCPW, from the exons ATGTCGATGGCTCATATGATGGCTGAAGAAGGAG CCTCAGGCCGCTCCAGATCCAGGAGAGCCGCCTTCTCTCAGACGGCTGGTCAGGAGGTTTGGAGACCCGGTTCTGATGACCGTGATCAGGATCCGCTGCCAGACCCGACCCACACACCGATCCTGGAGCTTCCTTCACATTTAGCAGCTCTGTCTTCTGAGTTTTCTGTGTCCGCAGGTCCGACTGACAGGAGGAGCGAGTGGCAGAGCAGCAGCCGGCGGAGCCAAGATGATGGACACCCGTCCACTCCATCCAAACGCTTTCGCAGAG GCATCATGTCCACATCATCTTTGTCCCTCTCTGAGGACATTATAGTGCGGCGGTTCTGTAGAGAGACGTTTAGCCTCAGCAGCAGAGGCTCGTACATCGTCGACTGGAGGTGGAGTGGCGATAGATCAGACAgccgaagcgaacagggcaGTTGCAGCGACTGTTCTTTGTCCAGGTCCGACAGCCTGGAAGAGTGGACGTGCCCTCCGCTGCCAGGTCAAGTTCCCGTCGAGCCAGCGGAGACTTCACATGGCCTTACGGAGGCTTCACCAGTGAACAAGAGCTCAACAG AAAAACCTTCAGTATGTAGGAAGAGGAAAGGAGTTGGTCCTTTCCTCAGGAACGCGTGGAAGGCTATGAAGCGTTCGCTCCTTTGCTGTTGTCTCAGTGCTGTGGATGTTGTGGAGACTTTTGTTCCTCCAGCGGATCTGGAGCCAGAGCCTGATCCTGGTCCATCATCACCTGATCCCGATCACGCTGGAGTCAAACCAAATAATG aCTCCTTTGAGACTCTCTATCACGTGGGCGAGATGATTGGATCCGGAGGATTTGGAAGAGTGTTCAAGGGAACTCGGAAATTTGATGGCAAAAAG gttgCCATCAAGCAGATGCGcaaaattgacaataattgttatCTTGATATT CCTGGCCATCCCGAACCTCTCGTTACAGAAGTGGCGCTGCTGCTTATGATGAGGAAAGAACCCATAAGCCCCTACATCATACAATTATACGACTGGTTTGAACATCCTCGGACATTCAGTCTCATAATGGAGTTCCCTGAACCCTGCGAGAGCTTGCTGGACTTCATCATTCGGGATCCTCAACTGGATGAAACTACAGCACGGGTCCTCATGCGACAGGCTGTGCTGGCAGTACAACACTGCATCGAGCATGGCGTCTTTCATAATGACGTTCATGCACAGAATTTCCTGGTGAAGACAAACACGTTAGAGCTCAAGCTGATAGACTTCGGCTGCGGTCAGCTACTTAGTGCTGATGGCTACGAGAGAAAAATATACCGTG GAATACAGGCTTACTGCCCACCTGAAGTCTTCACAGAATCTCGATTCCACGCCGTCCCAACAAATGTCTGGGCTCTAGGAGTGTTGTTGTTCGAGATGGTGAACGCACGTTCTCCCTTTGGCAACAGAACGGACATCACACAAGCCAAAGTTACATTTCAGAACTCCAACTTATCCAAAG GAAATACCACTTGCTGTCCTTGGTGA
- the LOC137044881 gene encoding serine/threonine-protein kinase pim-2-like isoform X1 produces MSMAHMMAEEGASGRSRSRRAAFSQTAGQEVWRPGSDDRDQDPLPDPTHTPILELPSHLAALSSEFSVSAGPTDRRSEWQSSSRRSQDDGHPSTPSKRFRRGIMSTSSLSLSEDIIVRRFCRETFSLSSRGSYIVDWRWSGDRSDSRSEQGSCSDCSLSRSDSLEEWTCPPLPGQVPVEPAETSHGLTEASPVNKSSTEKPSVCRKRKGVGPFLRNAWKAMKRSLLCCCLSAVDVVETFVPPADLEPEPDPGPSSPDPDHAGVKPNNDSFETLYHVGEMIGSGGFGRVFKGTRKFDGKKVAIKQMRKIDNNCYLDIPGHPEPLVTEVALLLMMRKEPISPYIIQLYDWFEHPRTFSLIMEFPEPCESLLDFIIRDPQLDETTARVLMRQAVLAVQHCIEHGVFHNDVHAQNFLVKTNTLELKLIDFGCGQLLSADGYERKIYRGIQAYCPPEVFTESRFHAVPTNVWALGVLLFEMVNARSPFGNRTDITQAKVTFQNSNLSKECSDLIRQCLARDPTKRPTLEQMLQHEWIRNDLEKFRRRSGDLLDQ; encoded by the exons ATGTCGATGGCTCATATGATGGCTGAAGAAGGAG CCTCAGGCCGCTCCAGATCCAGGAGAGCCGCCTTCTCTCAGACGGCTGGTCAGGAGGTTTGGAGACCCGGTTCTGATGACCGTGATCAGGATCCGCTGCCAGACCCGACCCACACACCGATCCTGGAGCTTCCTTCACATTTAGCAGCTCTGTCTTCTGAGTTTTCTGTGTCCGCAGGTCCGACTGACAGGAGGAGCGAGTGGCAGAGCAGCAGCCGGCGGAGCCAAGATGATGGACACCCGTCCACTCCATCCAAACGCTTTCGCAGAG GCATCATGTCCACATCATCTTTGTCCCTCTCTGAGGACATTATAGTGCGGCGGTTCTGTAGAGAGACGTTTAGCCTCAGCAGCAGAGGCTCGTACATCGTCGACTGGAGGTGGAGTGGCGATAGATCAGACAgccgaagcgaacagggcaGTTGCAGCGACTGTTCTTTGTCCAGGTCCGACAGCCTGGAAGAGTGGACGTGCCCTCCGCTGCCAGGTCAAGTTCCCGTCGAGCCAGCGGAGACTTCACATGGCCTTACGGAGGCTTCACCAGTGAACAAGAGCTCAACAG AAAAACCTTCAGTATGTAGGAAGAGGAAAGGAGTTGGTCCTTTCCTCAGGAACGCGTGGAAGGCTATGAAGCGTTCGCTCCTTTGCTGTTGTCTCAGTGCTGTGGATGTTGTGGAGACTTTTGTTCCTCCAGCGGATCTGGAGCCAGAGCCTGATCCTGGTCCATCATCACCTGATCCCGATCACGCTGGAGTCAAACCAAATAATG aCTCCTTTGAGACTCTCTATCACGTGGGCGAGATGATTGGATCCGGAGGATTTGGAAGAGTGTTCAAGGGAACTCGGAAATTTGATGGCAAAAAG gttgCCATCAAGCAGATGCGcaaaattgacaataattgttatCTTGATATT CCTGGCCATCCCGAACCTCTCGTTACAGAAGTGGCGCTGCTGCTTATGATGAGGAAAGAACCCATAAGCCCCTACATCATACAATTATACGACTGGTTTGAACATCCTCGGACATTCAGTCTCATAATGGAGTTCCCTGAACCCTGCGAGAGCTTGCTGGACTTCATCATTCGGGATCCTCAACTGGATGAAACTACAGCACGGGTCCTCATGCGACAGGCTGTGCTGGCAGTACAACACTGCATCGAGCATGGCGTCTTTCATAATGACGTTCATGCACAGAATTTCCTGGTGAAGACAAACACGTTAGAGCTCAAGCTGATAGACTTCGGCTGCGGTCAGCTACTTAGTGCTGATGGCTACGAGAGAAAAATATACCGTG GAATACAGGCTTACTGCCCACCTGAAGTCTTCACAGAATCTCGATTCCACGCCGTCCCAACAAATGTCTGGGCTCTAGGAGTGTTGTTGTTCGAGATGGTGAACGCACGTTCTCCCTTTGGCAACAGAACGGACATCACACAAGCCAAAGTTACATTTCAGAACTCCAACTTATCCAAAG AATGCAGTGATCTGATTAGACAGTGCCTAGCCCGGGATCCAACGAAACGGCCGACGTTAGAGCAGATGTTACAACATGAATGGATTAGAAATGATCTGGAGAAGTTCAGGAGAAGATCAGGAGATTTACTCGATCAGTGA
- the LOC137045477 gene encoding serine/threonine-protein kinase pim-2-like isoform X1, translated as MSMAHMMAEEGASGHSRSRRAAFSQTAGQEVWRPGSDDRDQDPLPDPTHTPILELPSHLAALSSEFSVSAGPTDRRRERQSGSRRSQDDGHPSTPSKRFRRGIMSTSSLSLSEDIIVRRFCRETFSLSSRGSYIVDWRWSGDRSDSRNEQGSCSDCSLSRSDSLEEWTCPPLPGQVPVEPAETSHGLTEASPVKSSTEKPSVCKKRKGVGPFLRNMWKAMKRSLLCCCLSAVDVVETFVPPADLEPEPDPGPSSPDPDHAGVKPNNDSFETLYHVGEMIGSGGFGRVFKGTRKFDGKKVAIKQMRKIDNNCYLDIPGHPEPLVTEVALLLMMRKEPISPYVIQLYDWFEHPRTFSLIMEFPEPCESLLDFIIRDPQLDETTARVLMRQAVLAVQHCIEHGVFHNDVHAQNFLVKTNTLELKLIDFGCGQLLSADGYERKIYRGIMAYCPPEVFTESRFHAVPTNVWALGVLLFEMVNARSPFGNRTDITQAKVTFQNSNLSKECSDLIRQCLARDPTKRPTLEQMLQHEWIRNDLEKFRRRSGDLLDQ; from the exons ATGTCGATGGCTCATATGATGGCTGAAGAAGGAG CCTCAGGCCACTCCAGATCCAGGAGAGCCGCCTTCTCTCAGACGGCTGGTCAGGAGGTTTGGAGACCCGGTTCTGATGACCGTGATCAGGATCCGCTGCCAGACCCGACCCACACACCGATCCTGGAGCTTCCTTCACATTTAGCAGCTCTGTCTTCTGAGTTTTCTGTGTCCGCAGGTCCGACTGACAGGAGGAGGGAGAGGCAGAGCGGCAGCCGGCGGAGCCAAGATGATGGACACCCGTCCACTCCATCCAAACGCTTTCGCAGAG GCATCATGTCCACATCATCTTTGTCCCTCTCTGAGGACATTATAGTGCGGCGGTTCTGTAGAGAGACGTTTAGCCTCAGCAGCAGAGGCTCGTACATCGTCGACTGGAGGTGGAGTGGCGATAGATCAGACAGCCGAAACGAACAGGGCAGTTGCAGCGACTGTTCTTTGTCCAGGTCCGACAGCCTGGAAGAGTGGACGTGCCCTCCGCTGCCAGGTCAAGTTCCCGTCGAGCCAGCGGAGACTTCACATGGCCTTACGGAGGCTTCACCAGTGAAGAGCTCAACAG AAAAACCTTCAGTATGTAAGAAGAGGAAAGGAGTTGGTCCTTTCCTCAGGAACATGTGGAAGGCTATGAAGCGTTCGCTCCTTTGCTGTTGTCTCAGTGCTGTGGATGTTGTGGAGACTTTTGTTCCTCCAGCGGATCTGGAGCCAGAGCCTGATCCTGGTCCATCATCACCTGATCCCGATCACGCTGGAGTCAAACCAAATAATG aCTCCTTTGAGACTCTCTATCACGTGGGTGAGATGATTGGATCCGGAGGATTTGGAAGAGTGTTCAAGGGAACTCGGAAATTTGATGGCAAAAAG gttgCCATCAAGCAGATGCGcaaaattgacaataattgttatCTTGATATT CCTGGCCATCCCGAACCTCTCGTTACAGAAGTGGCGCTGCTGCTTATGATGAGGAAAGAACCCATAAGCCCCTACGTCATACAATTATACGACTGGTTTGAACATCCTCGGACATTCAGTCTCATAATGGAGTTCCCTGAACCCTGCGAGAGCTTGCTGGACTTCATCATTCGGGATCCTCAACTGGATGAAACTACAGCACGGGTCCTCATGCGACAGGCTGTGCTGGCAGTACAACACTGCATCGAGCATGGCGTCTTTCATAATGACGTTCATGCACAGAATTTCCTGGTGAAGACAAACACGTTAGAGCTCAAGCTGATAGACTTCGGCTGCGGTCAGCTACTTAGTGCTGATGGCTACGAGAGAAAAATATACCGTG GAATAATGGCTTACTGCCCACCTGAAGTCTTCACAGAATCTCGATTCCACGCCGTCCCAACAAATGTCTGGGCTCTAGGAGTGTTGTTGTTCGAGATGGTGAACGCACGTTCTCCCTTTGGCAACAGAACGGACATCACACAAGCCAAAGTTACATTTCAGAACTCCAACTTATCCAAAG AATGCAGTGATCTGATTAGACAGTGCCTAGCCCGGGATCCAACGAAACGGCCGACGTTAGAGCAGATGTTACAACATGAATGGATTAGAAATGATCTGGAGAAGTTCAGGAGAAGATCAGGAGATTTACTCGATCAGTGA
- the LOC137045477 gene encoding uncharacterized protein isoform X2, producing the protein MSMAHMMAEEGASGHSRSRRAAFSQTAGQEVWRPGSDDRDQDPLPDPTHTPILELPSHLAALSSEFSVSAGPTDRRRERQSGSRRSQDDGHPSTPSKRFRRGIMSTSSLSLSEDIIVRRFCRETFSLSSRGSYIVDWRWSGDRSDSRNEQGSCSDCSLSRSDSLEEWTCPPLPGQVPVEPAETSHGLTEASPVKSSTEKPSVCKKRKGVGPFLRNMWKAMKRSLLCCCLSAVDVVETFVPPADLEPEPDPGPSSPDPDHAGVKPNNDSFETLYHVGEMIGSGGFGRVFKGTRKFDGKKVAIKQMRKIDNNCYLDIPGHPEPLVTEVALLLMMRKEPISPYVIQLYDWFEHPRTFSLIMEFPEPCESLLDFIIRDPQLDETTARVLMRQAVLAVQHCIEHGVFHNDVHAQNFLVKTNTLELKLIDFGCGQLLSADGYERKIYRGIMAYCPPEVFTESRFHAVPTNVWALGVLLFEMVNARSPFGNRTDITQAKVTFQNSNLSKGNTTCCPW; encoded by the exons ATGTCGATGGCTCATATGATGGCTGAAGAAGGAG CCTCAGGCCACTCCAGATCCAGGAGAGCCGCCTTCTCTCAGACGGCTGGTCAGGAGGTTTGGAGACCCGGTTCTGATGACCGTGATCAGGATCCGCTGCCAGACCCGACCCACACACCGATCCTGGAGCTTCCTTCACATTTAGCAGCTCTGTCTTCTGAGTTTTCTGTGTCCGCAGGTCCGACTGACAGGAGGAGGGAGAGGCAGAGCGGCAGCCGGCGGAGCCAAGATGATGGACACCCGTCCACTCCATCCAAACGCTTTCGCAGAG GCATCATGTCCACATCATCTTTGTCCCTCTCTGAGGACATTATAGTGCGGCGGTTCTGTAGAGAGACGTTTAGCCTCAGCAGCAGAGGCTCGTACATCGTCGACTGGAGGTGGAGTGGCGATAGATCAGACAGCCGAAACGAACAGGGCAGTTGCAGCGACTGTTCTTTGTCCAGGTCCGACAGCCTGGAAGAGTGGACGTGCCCTCCGCTGCCAGGTCAAGTTCCCGTCGAGCCAGCGGAGACTTCACATGGCCTTACGGAGGCTTCACCAGTGAAGAGCTCAACAG AAAAACCTTCAGTATGTAAGAAGAGGAAAGGAGTTGGTCCTTTCCTCAGGAACATGTGGAAGGCTATGAAGCGTTCGCTCCTTTGCTGTTGTCTCAGTGCTGTGGATGTTGTGGAGACTTTTGTTCCTCCAGCGGATCTGGAGCCAGAGCCTGATCCTGGTCCATCATCACCTGATCCCGATCACGCTGGAGTCAAACCAAATAATG aCTCCTTTGAGACTCTCTATCACGTGGGTGAGATGATTGGATCCGGAGGATTTGGAAGAGTGTTCAAGGGAACTCGGAAATTTGATGGCAAAAAG gttgCCATCAAGCAGATGCGcaaaattgacaataattgttatCTTGATATT CCTGGCCATCCCGAACCTCTCGTTACAGAAGTGGCGCTGCTGCTTATGATGAGGAAAGAACCCATAAGCCCCTACGTCATACAATTATACGACTGGTTTGAACATCCTCGGACATTCAGTCTCATAATGGAGTTCCCTGAACCCTGCGAGAGCTTGCTGGACTTCATCATTCGGGATCCTCAACTGGATGAAACTACAGCACGGGTCCTCATGCGACAGGCTGTGCTGGCAGTACAACACTGCATCGAGCATGGCGTCTTTCATAATGACGTTCATGCACAGAATTTCCTGGTGAAGACAAACACGTTAGAGCTCAAGCTGATAGACTTCGGCTGCGGTCAGCTACTTAGTGCTGATGGCTACGAGAGAAAAATATACCGTG GAATAATGGCTTACTGCCCACCTGAAGTCTTCACAGAATCTCGATTCCACGCCGTCCCAACAAATGTCTGGGCTCTAGGAGTGTTGTTGTTCGAGATGGTGAACGCACGTTCTCCCTTTGGCAACAGAACGGACATCACACAAGCCAAAGTTACATTTCAGAACTCCAACTTATCCAAAG GAAATACCACTTGCTGTCCTTGGTGA